From Tripterygium wilfordii isolate XIE 37 chromosome 16, ASM1340144v1, whole genome shotgun sequence, one genomic window encodes:
- the LOC119981171 gene encoding DNA-directed RNA polymerase V subunit 1-like isoform X2, producing MQQQRPLSLSLLVLESLSEPFVERESSEDAVILGVTILVLEMEDSTSSSILEGAITGIKFGLATRQEICTASISDCPISHSSQLSNPFLGLPLEFGKCESCGTSEPGKCEGHFGYIELPIPIYHPSHVSELKKMLSLLCLNCLKIRNNKIKSDSISGRLLSSCCEDAPQISICEVNTTDGSSFLELKLPSKSRLKDGFWNFLEKYGFRYGGNVTRALLPCEVMEILKRIPNESRKKLVGKEFFPQEGYIMQYLPVPPNCLSLPEVSDGATVTASDPSISMLKKVLKQVEIIKSSRSGTPNFESHEVEFHDLQSAVNQYLQVRGTVKASRDADTRFGIKKESDNSSTKAWLDKMRTLFIKKASGFSSRSVISGDAYKGVNEIGIPSEIAQRITFEERVNLHNLNYLQEMVDNNLCLTYRDGSSTYSLREGSKGHTFLRPGQVVHRRIMDGDYVFINRPPTTHKHSLLALKVYVHDDHTVKINPLICGPLSADFDGDCVHLFYPQSLAAKAEVLELFAVDKQLLSSHNGKFNLQLATDAILSLKLMFKKYVFDKAAAQQLAMFVPNVLPQPALFKGNSFGPLWTAMQILQSAMPSYFDRYDVDLSQEAVQPLFNEFVTSIFFEKGPKAVLSFFDSLQPLLMESLYAEGFSIGLEEFSMPREAVERLELSVWGDLIDLKSISAVNKVVQQIGLLGLQLADKGKLYSKTLAEDMASHFERKIPFDRDQSTKNGFIKSCFFHGLNPFEAMVHSISTREVMVRSSKGLSEPGTLFKNLMAILRDVVICYDGTVRNVCSNSIIQFEYGVKLGTKSESLFPAGEPVGVLAATSMSNPAYKAVLDSSPSSNSSWELMKEILLCKVGFKNDVIERRIILYLNDCGCGKKYCRERAVYLVKNHLKKVSLKDIAVDFLIESQQRSESFDVDTFLVGHIHLNKKLLKEMNVNVSEVLQKCQDTANLYHRKKKVGQLFKKTILTVSECCSCQQCCRDEFSSTPCLMFFLQALRDIPLEKTSYFLADIIYPVLLETVIKGDPRICSANIVWVSPETTTWIRNPARTRQGELAMDIVLEKSVVKQSGEAWRIVMDSCLPILHLIDTTRSVPYAIKQVQELLGVSCAFDQAVQRLSTSVTMVAKGVLKEHLILLANSMTCAGNLVGFNSGGYKALSRSLNFQAPFTDATLFTPKRCFERAAEKCHVDSLKSIVASCSWGKHVAVGTGSRFDIVWNTREDELNQKDIIDVYDFLHMLRGSTNGDESINSCLGEEIDDLMGDEAAEWSLSPEHNPGYDKPSFEDMAEQELSDNEKAQPRDSESGAWESKTLAKTDEAGWGNEAARDSAPSDWISWQEKGAKKLMEDPPEQGLGDADKAEPWGDRSRAWESTSMPKTDESSDWTSWGKKEAEKQNEEPPEQGLGNADKAEPWVGRSGAWESTSMHKAEEAGDWNSWGEKGAEKRKDAPPEQELGDTDNPEQWGHRSGAWETRSVRKSDEASWGEKGAEKQKDAPPEQELGDTDNPEQWGHRSGARETRSVRKSDEASWGNEVRHDSASGKTEEDWARIVNDGESRKSSAWDEMVNQDQSTCLWTSDGSNWKNKSRPLKSPRITKDNPGISGLFTATRQRLDMFTSDEEKILSDIEPLMQSIRRIIHQSGYNDGDPLSADDQSYILKKVFEYHPDKAVKMGTGIDYLMISKHTTFQESRCFYIVSIDGHKQDFSYRKSLDNLVRGKYPDLAEEFIAKYFRKPVGGGNRERNVQKESEN from the exons ATGCAACAGCAGcgaccactctctctctctcttctggttcttgaatctctctccGAACcgtttgtagagagagaaagctcAGAAGACGCTGTCATTTTG GGTGTGACCATTCTTGTTTTGGAGATGGAAGATAGTACTTCATCATCTATTTTGGAAGGGGCGATAACAGGAATCAAATTTGGTTTGGCAACACGGCAGGAAATA TGTACAGCATCAATCAGTGACTGCCCTATCAGCCACTCTAGTCAGTTATCGAACCCCTTCCTCGGGTTGCCCCTTGAATTTGGTAAATGTGAGTCTTGTGGCACTTCTGAACCAGGAAAATGTGAAG GTCATTTTGGGTATATTGAATTACCCATACCCATATATCATCCTAGTCATGTCAGTGAACTAAAGAAGATGTTAAGCTTGTTGTGCTTGAATTGCTTAAAGATCAGAAACAACAAG ATAAAGAGCGATAGCATTAGTGGAAGACTGCTATCTTCATGCTGTGAG GATGCTCCACAAATTTCCATTTGTGAAGTAAACACGACAGATGGTTCTTCTTTTTTGGAATTGAAGTTACCCTCTAAGTCAAGACTAAAGGATGGATTCTGGAATTTCCTGGAGAAGTATGGTTTCCGCTATGGTGGCAACGTCACTCGAGCATTGCTTCCTTGTGAG GTGATGGAAATTCTTAAAAGAATTCCAAACGAAAGTCGGAAAAAACTAGTGGGAAAGGAATTTTTCCCTCAAGAGGGATATATCATGCAATACTTGCCTGTCCCTCCAAATTGCTTATCTTTGCCGGAAGTGTCTGACGGTGCTACAGTTACAGCCTCG GATCCATCTATATCAATGCTCAAGAAAGTCTTGAAGCAAGTTGAAATCATCAAGAGTTCACGGTCTGGTACGCCAAACTTTGAGTCACATGAAGTTGAATTTCATGATTTACAATCAGCTGTAAATCAGTATCTTCAAGTGCGGGGCACAGTGAAAGCATCACGAGATGCAGATACGAGATTTGGGATCAAGAAAGAATCTGACAATTCTTCAACCAAGGCGTGGTTGGACAAAATGAGGACATTGTTCATTAAAAAGGCTTCTGGATTTTCCTCTCGTAGTGTGATTTCAGGTGATGCATATAAAGGTGTCAATGAAATTGGTATACCATCTGAAATTGCACAGAGGATTACATTTGAGGAAAGAGTGAATCTGCACAACCTTAATTACTTGCAAGAGATGGTGGATAACAATTTGTGCCTTACTTACAGAGATGGGTCGTCCACCTATTCACTGCGGGAAGGTTCTAAGGGGCACACATTTCTTAGGCCAGGTCAAGTTGTGCATCGGCGAATTATGGATGGTGACTATGTATTTATAAATAGGCCGCCCACGACTCATAAGCACTCCCTTCTAGCACTCAAAGTTTATGTGCATGATGACCACACTGTAAAGATTAACCCTCTTATTTGTGGGCCTTTGAGTGCAGATTTTGATGGAGACTGTGTGCACCTTTTCTATCCCCAGTCTCTTGCTGCAAAAGCTGAAGTTCTGGAGCTTTTTGCGGTGGACAAGCAGTTGCTCAGCTCCCACAATGGCAAGTTTAACTTGCAACTTGCCACAGATGCAATTTTATCGCTTAAGTTGATGTTTAAGAAGTACGTTTTTGACAAAGCTGCTGCCCAGCAACTGGCGATGTTTGTTCCAAATGTCTTGCCACAGCCTGCTTTGTTCAAAGGTAACAGTTTTGGGCCTCTTTGGACTGCTATGCAGATTCTGCAATCAGCTATGCCTTCATACTTTGACCGTTACGATGTTGATCTCAGTCAGGAGGCTGTGCAACCTTTGTTTAATGAATTTGTGACCTCCATTTTCTTTGAGAAGGGTCCAAAGGCTGTCCTGAGCTTTTTTGACTCGTTACAGCCTTTGTTAATGGAGAGTTTGTATGCTGAAGGCTTTAGTATCGGCTTGGAAGAATTTTCAATGCCGAGGGAGGCTGTAGAGCGACTGGAATTATCTGTGTGGGGTGATTTAATTGACCTCAAGAGCATTTCTGCGGTCAACAAGGTGGTGCAGCAAATTGGCTTACTTGGTCTGCAACTTGCGGATAAGGGAAAACTTTATTCTAAGACATTGGCAGAGGACATGGCCTCTCATTTTGAAAGAAAGATTCCTTTTGACAGAGACCAGTCTACAAAGAATGGGTTTATCAAGAGCTGTTTCTTCCATGGACTAAATCCATTTGAGGCGATGGTGCACTCAATTTCAACAAGGGAAGTTATGGTCCGCTCTTCTAAAGGATTATCCGAGCCAGGAACCTTGTTTAAAAACCTGATGGCTATCCTTCGGGATGTTGTCATCTGTTATGATGGCACTGTCAGAAATGTGTGCAGCAATTCCATTATCCAATTTGAATATGGGGTGAAGCTGGGAACCAAGTCAGAGAGTTTATTCCCTGCTGGCGAACCTGTTGGTGTGCTGGCTGCGACTTCAATGTCAAATCCTGCTTACAAGGCTGTTCTTGATTCTAGTCCAAGTAGCAATTCTTCATGGGAATTGATGAAG GAAATACTGCTTTGTAAAGTCGGATTTAAGAATGATGTTATTGAGCGGCGCATAATTTTGTATTTAAATGATTGTGGTTGTGGGAAGAAGTATTGCagagaaagagcagtctactTGGTGAAAAATCATCTGAAAAAAGTCAGTCTCAAAGATATTGCTGTTGACTTCTTGATTGA GAGCCAGCAGAGATCTGAAAGTTTTGATGTTGATACTTTCCTTGTTGGTCATATTCATCTCAACAAG AAGCTGTTAAAAGAGATGAACGTTAATGTGTCTGAGGTTCTTCAGAAGTGCCAAGATACTGCAAATTTATACCACCGGAAGAAGAAAGTTGGTCAGCTATTTAAAAAGACAATTCTCACTGTCAG TGAATGCTGCTCTTGCCAGCAATGCTGCAGAGATGAGTTCTCTAGTACACCATGTTTGATGTTCTTCTTGCAAGCTTTAAGGGATATCCCTTTGGAGAAAACATCGTACTTCCTTGCTGATATCATTTACCCTGTTCTTTTGGAAACGGTCATTAAAG GCGACCCTCGGATTTGCTCGGCAAATATAGTTTGGGTCAGTCCAGAAACAACAACTTGGATAAGAAATCCTGCCAGGACACGACAGGGTGAATTAGCGATGGATATTGTTCTCGAGAAATCAGTTGTCAAGCAAAGTGGTGAAGCTTGGAGGATAGTCATGGATTCATGTCTCCCTATTCTTCATTTAATTGACACCACTCGCTCGGTCCCATATGCGATAAAGCAAGTACAGGAATTGCTTGGAGTTTCATGTGCATTTGATCAAGCAGTTCAG CGCCTTTCAACATCCGTGACAATGGTGGCCAAAGGTGTTCTCAAAGAGCATCTAATCCTCTTAGCAAACAGCATGACTTGTGCAGGAAATTTGGTTGGCTTCAATTCTGGTGGTTATAAGGCACTTTCACGCTCCTTGAATTTCCAAGCACCATTTACTGATGCTACGCTGTTT ACACCAAAAAGGTGCTTTGAGAGAGCTGCTGAGAAGTGCCATGTTGATTCCCTAAAAAGCATTGTTGCATCTTGTTCTTGGGGTAAACATGTGGCAGTTGGTACAGGATCGCGATTTGATATCGTTTGGAACACAAGAGAG GATGAATTGAACcaaaaagatatcattgatgTTTATGACTTCCTTCACATGTTGCGAGGTTCCACAAATGGAGATGAGTCGATTAATTCATGTTTAGGTGAAGAAATTGATGATCTGATGGGGGATGAAGCTGCTGAGTGGAGCCTTTCTCCAGAGCATAATCCTGGTTACGATAAACCCTCTTTTGAGGACATGGCTGAACAAGAATTAAGTGATAATGAGAAAGCCCAACCACGGGATAGTGAATCTGGTGCTTGGGAATCTAAGACTCTGGCCAAAACTGATGAAGCTGGTTGGGGGAATGAAGCAGCTCGTGATTCTGCTCCAAGTGACTGGATCAGTTGGCAAGAAAAGGGAGCCAAAAAACTAATGGAGGACCCCCCTGAACAAGGATTGGGTGATGCTGACAAAGCAGAACCATGGGGTGATAGATCTAGGGCTTGGGAATCGACCAGCATGCCTAAAACTGATGAATCCAGTGACTGGACCAGTTGGGGAAAAAAGGAAgctgaaaaacaaaatgaagaacCCCCTGAACAAGGATTGGGCAATGCCGACAAAGCAGAACCATGGGTTGGTAGATCTGGGGCCTGGGAATCCACAAGTATGCATAAAGCGGAAGAAGCAGGTGACTGGAACAGTTGGGGGGAAAAGGGAGCCGAAAAACGAAAGGACGCCCCCCCTGAGCAAGAATTAGGTGATACTGACAACCCAGAACAGTGGGGTCATAGATCTGGTGCCTGGGAAACTAGAAGTGTGCGCAAAAGTGATGAAGCTAGTTGGGGGGAAAAGGGAGCCGAAAAACAGAAGGACGCCCCCCCTGAGCAAGAATTAGGTGATACTGACAACCCAGAACAGTGGGGTCATAGATCTGGTGCCCGGGAAACTAGAAGTGTGCGCAAAAGTGATGAAGCTAGTTGGGGAAATGAAGTACGTCATGATTCTGCTTCTGGAAAAACTGAAGAAGACTGGGCCAGAATTGTGAATGATGGTGAAAGTAGAAAATCATCTGCCTGGGACGAGATGGTAAATCAGGATCAGTCAACATGTCTTTGGACTTCGGATGGTAGTAACTGGAAAAACAAGAGCCGACCGCTGAAATCTCCTAGGATTACGAAAGACAATCCAGGCATTAGTGGATTATTTACTGCTACGAGACAACGGCTTGATATGTTTACTTCTGATGAGGAAAAAATCCTCTCAGATATTGAGCCACTTATGCAGTCTATCAGAAGAATAATTCATCAATCTGG GTACAATGACGGAGATCCACTTTCAGCTGATGATCAGTCCTATATACTTAAAAAGGTGTTTGAGTACCACCCGGATAAAGCTGTGAAGATGGGCACTGGCATTGATTATCTCATG ATTAGCAAGCACACCACTTTCCAGGAGAGCAGGTGCTTCTACATTGTCTCCATTGATGGTCACAAGCAGGACTTTTCCTATCGTAAATCTCTTGACAATCTTGTAAGGGGGAAGTATCCTGACTTGGCCGAAGAATTCATCGCAAAGTACTTCAGAAAACCTGTTGGTGGAGGGAACAGAGAGCGGAATGTTCAGAAGGAATCTGAAAactag
- the LOC119981171 gene encoding DNA-directed RNA polymerase V subunit 1-like isoform X1 produces MQQQRPLSLSLLVLESLSEPFVERESSEDAVILGVTILVLEMEDSTSSSILEGAITGIKFGLATRQEICTASISDCPISHSSQLSNPFLGLPLEFGKCESCGTSEPGKCEGHFGYIELPIPIYHPSHVSELKKMLSLLCLNCLKIRNNKIKSDSISGRLLSSCCEDAPQISICEVNTTDGSSFLELKLPSKSRLKDGFWNFLEKYGFRYGGNVTRALLPCEVMEILKRIPNESRKKLVGKEFFPQEGYIMQYLPVPPNCLSLPEVSDGATVTASDPSISMLKKVLKQVEIIKSSRSGTPNFESHEVEFHDLQSAVNQYLQVRGTVKASRDADTRFGIKKESDNSSTKAWLDKMRTLFIKKASGFSSRSVISGDAYKGVNEIGIPSEIAQRITFEERVNLHNLNYLQEMVDNNLCLTYRDGSSTYSLREGSKGHTFLRPGQVVHRRIMDGDYVFINRPPTTHKHSLLALKVYVHDDHTVKINPLICGPLSADFDGDCVHLFYPQSLAAKAEVLELFAVDKQLLSSHNGKFNLQLATDAILSLKLMFKKYVFDKAAAQQLAMFVPNVLPQPALFKGNSFGPLWTAMQILQSAMPSYFDRYDVDLSQEAVQPLFNEFVTSIFFEKGPKAVLSFFDSLQPLLMESLYAEGFSIGLEEFSMPREAVERLELSVWGDLIDLKSISAVNKVVQQIGLLGLQLADKGKLYSKTLAEDMASHFERKIPFDRDQSTKNGFIKSCFFHGLNPFEAMVHSISTREVMVRSSKGLSEPGTLFKNLMAILRDVVICYDGTVRNVCSNSIIQFEYGVKLGTKSESLFPAGEPVGVLAATSMSNPAYKAVLDSSPSSNSSWELMKEILLCKVGFKNDVIERRIILYLNDCGCGKKYCRERAVYLVKNHLKKVSLKDIAVDFLIESQQRSESFDVDTFLVGHIHLNKKLLKEMNVNVSEVLQKCQDTANLYHRKKKVGQLFKKTILTVSECCSCQQCCRDEFSSTPCLMFFLQALRDIPLEKTSYFLADIIYPVLLETVIKGDPRICSANIVWVSPETTTWIRNPARTRQGELAMDIVLEKSVVKQSGEAWRIVMDSCLPILHLIDTTRSVPYAIKQVQELLGVSCAFDQAVQRLSTSVTMVAKGVLKEHLILLANSMTCAGNLVGFNSGGYKALSRSLNFQAPFTDATLFTPKRCFERAAEKCHVDSLKSIVASCSWGKHVAVGTGSRFDIVWNTRECLLQDELNQKDIIDVYDFLHMLRGSTNGDESINSCLGEEIDDLMGDEAAEWSLSPEHNPGYDKPSFEDMAEQELSDNEKAQPRDSESGAWESKTLAKTDEAGWGNEAARDSAPSDWISWQEKGAKKLMEDPPEQGLGDADKAEPWGDRSRAWESTSMPKTDESSDWTSWGKKEAEKQNEEPPEQGLGNADKAEPWVGRSGAWESTSMHKAEEAGDWNSWGEKGAEKRKDAPPEQELGDTDNPEQWGHRSGAWETRSVRKSDEASWGEKGAEKQKDAPPEQELGDTDNPEQWGHRSGARETRSVRKSDEASWGNEVRHDSASGKTEEDWARIVNDGESRKSSAWDEMVNQDQSTCLWTSDGSNWKNKSRPLKSPRITKDNPGISGLFTATRQRLDMFTSDEEKILSDIEPLMQSIRRIIHQSGYNDGDPLSADDQSYILKKVFEYHPDKAVKMGTGIDYLMISKHTTFQESRCFYIVSIDGHKQDFSYRKSLDNLVRGKYPDLAEEFIAKYFRKPVGGGNRERNVQKESEN; encoded by the exons ATGCAACAGCAGcgaccactctctctctctcttctggttcttgaatctctctccGAACcgtttgtagagagagaaagctcAGAAGACGCTGTCATTTTG GGTGTGACCATTCTTGTTTTGGAGATGGAAGATAGTACTTCATCATCTATTTTGGAAGGGGCGATAACAGGAATCAAATTTGGTTTGGCAACACGGCAGGAAATA TGTACAGCATCAATCAGTGACTGCCCTATCAGCCACTCTAGTCAGTTATCGAACCCCTTCCTCGGGTTGCCCCTTGAATTTGGTAAATGTGAGTCTTGTGGCACTTCTGAACCAGGAAAATGTGAAG GTCATTTTGGGTATATTGAATTACCCATACCCATATATCATCCTAGTCATGTCAGTGAACTAAAGAAGATGTTAAGCTTGTTGTGCTTGAATTGCTTAAAGATCAGAAACAACAAG ATAAAGAGCGATAGCATTAGTGGAAGACTGCTATCTTCATGCTGTGAG GATGCTCCACAAATTTCCATTTGTGAAGTAAACACGACAGATGGTTCTTCTTTTTTGGAATTGAAGTTACCCTCTAAGTCAAGACTAAAGGATGGATTCTGGAATTTCCTGGAGAAGTATGGTTTCCGCTATGGTGGCAACGTCACTCGAGCATTGCTTCCTTGTGAG GTGATGGAAATTCTTAAAAGAATTCCAAACGAAAGTCGGAAAAAACTAGTGGGAAAGGAATTTTTCCCTCAAGAGGGATATATCATGCAATACTTGCCTGTCCCTCCAAATTGCTTATCTTTGCCGGAAGTGTCTGACGGTGCTACAGTTACAGCCTCG GATCCATCTATATCAATGCTCAAGAAAGTCTTGAAGCAAGTTGAAATCATCAAGAGTTCACGGTCTGGTACGCCAAACTTTGAGTCACATGAAGTTGAATTTCATGATTTACAATCAGCTGTAAATCAGTATCTTCAAGTGCGGGGCACAGTGAAAGCATCACGAGATGCAGATACGAGATTTGGGATCAAGAAAGAATCTGACAATTCTTCAACCAAGGCGTGGTTGGACAAAATGAGGACATTGTTCATTAAAAAGGCTTCTGGATTTTCCTCTCGTAGTGTGATTTCAGGTGATGCATATAAAGGTGTCAATGAAATTGGTATACCATCTGAAATTGCACAGAGGATTACATTTGAGGAAAGAGTGAATCTGCACAACCTTAATTACTTGCAAGAGATGGTGGATAACAATTTGTGCCTTACTTACAGAGATGGGTCGTCCACCTATTCACTGCGGGAAGGTTCTAAGGGGCACACATTTCTTAGGCCAGGTCAAGTTGTGCATCGGCGAATTATGGATGGTGACTATGTATTTATAAATAGGCCGCCCACGACTCATAAGCACTCCCTTCTAGCACTCAAAGTTTATGTGCATGATGACCACACTGTAAAGATTAACCCTCTTATTTGTGGGCCTTTGAGTGCAGATTTTGATGGAGACTGTGTGCACCTTTTCTATCCCCAGTCTCTTGCTGCAAAAGCTGAAGTTCTGGAGCTTTTTGCGGTGGACAAGCAGTTGCTCAGCTCCCACAATGGCAAGTTTAACTTGCAACTTGCCACAGATGCAATTTTATCGCTTAAGTTGATGTTTAAGAAGTACGTTTTTGACAAAGCTGCTGCCCAGCAACTGGCGATGTTTGTTCCAAATGTCTTGCCACAGCCTGCTTTGTTCAAAGGTAACAGTTTTGGGCCTCTTTGGACTGCTATGCAGATTCTGCAATCAGCTATGCCTTCATACTTTGACCGTTACGATGTTGATCTCAGTCAGGAGGCTGTGCAACCTTTGTTTAATGAATTTGTGACCTCCATTTTCTTTGAGAAGGGTCCAAAGGCTGTCCTGAGCTTTTTTGACTCGTTACAGCCTTTGTTAATGGAGAGTTTGTATGCTGAAGGCTTTAGTATCGGCTTGGAAGAATTTTCAATGCCGAGGGAGGCTGTAGAGCGACTGGAATTATCTGTGTGGGGTGATTTAATTGACCTCAAGAGCATTTCTGCGGTCAACAAGGTGGTGCAGCAAATTGGCTTACTTGGTCTGCAACTTGCGGATAAGGGAAAACTTTATTCTAAGACATTGGCAGAGGACATGGCCTCTCATTTTGAAAGAAAGATTCCTTTTGACAGAGACCAGTCTACAAAGAATGGGTTTATCAAGAGCTGTTTCTTCCATGGACTAAATCCATTTGAGGCGATGGTGCACTCAATTTCAACAAGGGAAGTTATGGTCCGCTCTTCTAAAGGATTATCCGAGCCAGGAACCTTGTTTAAAAACCTGATGGCTATCCTTCGGGATGTTGTCATCTGTTATGATGGCACTGTCAGAAATGTGTGCAGCAATTCCATTATCCAATTTGAATATGGGGTGAAGCTGGGAACCAAGTCAGAGAGTTTATTCCCTGCTGGCGAACCTGTTGGTGTGCTGGCTGCGACTTCAATGTCAAATCCTGCTTACAAGGCTGTTCTTGATTCTAGTCCAAGTAGCAATTCTTCATGGGAATTGATGAAG GAAATACTGCTTTGTAAAGTCGGATTTAAGAATGATGTTATTGAGCGGCGCATAATTTTGTATTTAAATGATTGTGGTTGTGGGAAGAAGTATTGCagagaaagagcagtctactTGGTGAAAAATCATCTGAAAAAAGTCAGTCTCAAAGATATTGCTGTTGACTTCTTGATTGA GAGCCAGCAGAGATCTGAAAGTTTTGATGTTGATACTTTCCTTGTTGGTCATATTCATCTCAACAAG AAGCTGTTAAAAGAGATGAACGTTAATGTGTCTGAGGTTCTTCAGAAGTGCCAAGATACTGCAAATTTATACCACCGGAAGAAGAAAGTTGGTCAGCTATTTAAAAAGACAATTCTCACTGTCAG TGAATGCTGCTCTTGCCAGCAATGCTGCAGAGATGAGTTCTCTAGTACACCATGTTTGATGTTCTTCTTGCAAGCTTTAAGGGATATCCCTTTGGAGAAAACATCGTACTTCCTTGCTGATATCATTTACCCTGTTCTTTTGGAAACGGTCATTAAAG GCGACCCTCGGATTTGCTCGGCAAATATAGTTTGGGTCAGTCCAGAAACAACAACTTGGATAAGAAATCCTGCCAGGACACGACAGGGTGAATTAGCGATGGATATTGTTCTCGAGAAATCAGTTGTCAAGCAAAGTGGTGAAGCTTGGAGGATAGTCATGGATTCATGTCTCCCTATTCTTCATTTAATTGACACCACTCGCTCGGTCCCATATGCGATAAAGCAAGTACAGGAATTGCTTGGAGTTTCATGTGCATTTGATCAAGCAGTTCAG CGCCTTTCAACATCCGTGACAATGGTGGCCAAAGGTGTTCTCAAAGAGCATCTAATCCTCTTAGCAAACAGCATGACTTGTGCAGGAAATTTGGTTGGCTTCAATTCTGGTGGTTATAAGGCACTTTCACGCTCCTTGAATTTCCAAGCACCATTTACTGATGCTACGCTGTTT ACACCAAAAAGGTGCTTTGAGAGAGCTGCTGAGAAGTGCCATGTTGATTCCCTAAAAAGCATTGTTGCATCTTGTTCTTGGGGTAAACATGTGGCAGTTGGTACAGGATCGCGATTTGATATCGTTTGGAACACAAGAGAG TGTCTTTTGCAGGATGAATTGAACcaaaaagatatcattgatgTTTATGACTTCCTTCACATGTTGCGAGGTTCCACAAATGGAGATGAGTCGATTAATTCATGTTTAGGTGAAGAAATTGATGATCTGATGGGGGATGAAGCTGCTGAGTGGAGCCTTTCTCCAGAGCATAATCCTGGTTACGATAAACCCTCTTTTGAGGACATGGCTGAACAAGAATTAAGTGATAATGAGAAAGCCCAACCACGGGATAGTGAATCTGGTGCTTGGGAATCTAAGACTCTGGCCAAAACTGATGAAGCTGGTTGGGGGAATGAAGCAGCTCGTGATTCTGCTCCAAGTGACTGGATCAGTTGGCAAGAAAAGGGAGCCAAAAAACTAATGGAGGACCCCCCTGAACAAGGATTGGGTGATGCTGACAAAGCAGAACCATGGGGTGATAGATCTAGGGCTTGGGAATCGACCAGCATGCCTAAAACTGATGAATCCAGTGACTGGACCAGTTGGGGAAAAAAGGAAgctgaaaaacaaaatgaagaacCCCCTGAACAAGGATTGGGCAATGCCGACAAAGCAGAACCATGGGTTGGTAGATCTGGGGCCTGGGAATCCACAAGTATGCATAAAGCGGAAGAAGCAGGTGACTGGAACAGTTGGGGGGAAAAGGGAGCCGAAAAACGAAAGGACGCCCCCCCTGAGCAAGAATTAGGTGATACTGACAACCCAGAACAGTGGGGTCATAGATCTGGTGCCTGGGAAACTAGAAGTGTGCGCAAAAGTGATGAAGCTAGTTGGGGGGAAAAGGGAGCCGAAAAACAGAAGGACGCCCCCCCTGAGCAAGAATTAGGTGATACTGACAACCCAGAACAGTGGGGTCATAGATCTGGTGCCCGGGAAACTAGAAGTGTGCGCAAAAGTGATGAAGCTAGTTGGGGAAATGAAGTACGTCATGATTCTGCTTCTGGAAAAACTGAAGAAGACTGGGCCAGAATTGTGAATGATGGTGAAAGTAGAAAATCATCTGCCTGGGACGAGATGGTAAATCAGGATCAGTCAACATGTCTTTGGACTTCGGATGGTAGTAACTGGAAAAACAAGAGCCGACCGCTGAAATCTCCTAGGATTACGAAAGACAATCCAGGCATTAGTGGATTATTTACTGCTACGAGACAACGGCTTGATATGTTTACTTCTGATGAGGAAAAAATCCTCTCAGATATTGAGCCACTTATGCAGTCTATCAGAAGAATAATTCATCAATCTGG GTACAATGACGGAGATCCACTTTCAGCTGATGATCAGTCCTATATACTTAAAAAGGTGTTTGAGTACCACCCGGATAAAGCTGTGAAGATGGGCACTGGCATTGATTATCTCATG ATTAGCAAGCACACCACTTTCCAGGAGAGCAGGTGCTTCTACATTGTCTCCATTGATGGTCACAAGCAGGACTTTTCCTATCGTAAATCTCTTGACAATCTTGTAAGGGGGAAGTATCCTGACTTGGCCGAAGAATTCATCGCAAAGTACTTCAGAAAACCTGTTGGTGGAGGGAACAGAGAGCGGAATGTTCAGAAGGAATCTGAAAactag